A single Desulfurobacterium sp. TC5-1 DNA region contains:
- a CDS encoding ATP-binding protein, with protein MKNPEFSDLIFSLPFPIAVCDRSGRVFFFNQKLEMLLNRSRKYLEGKNISEILAADIKKWIEKCVTDGIEIHNVEVNGFILSISPFFSGEEIKGAVVAVKTKKKDNPAEHFDVFLKGISHELRNPLSGMKASAKLMLTLKNFDEELLEVILSEIERIERFLDRISESFDFTNLKWCRYNIHRLLNDVLKTFKTVFEEKGIEIDRRFDPSLPEVYMDKDRMFQVISNLIKNSIEALENAKNKVITIETGYAIQPKGFYFIKIKDTGSGMEKEDLENLFTPFFTKGKEKGTGLGMYISKEIVTNHGGKIEVQSEKGKGTTVSIYLPIGDLKGNGKDSHS; from the coding sequence TTGAAAAACCCGGAATTTTCAGACCTAATATTCTCTCTTCCCTTCCCGATTGCCGTATGCGATAGGTCGGGAAGGGTTTTCTTTTTCAATCAAAAGCTGGAAATGCTACTGAACCGCTCAAGGAAATATCTTGAAGGTAAAAACATTTCTGAAATCCTCGCAGCAGACATCAAAAAATGGATAGAAAAATGCGTGACTGACGGAATAGAGATTCACAACGTGGAAGTCAACGGCTTTATACTGTCCATATCTCCGTTTTTCTCAGGTGAAGAGATAAAAGGTGCTGTCGTCGCCGTAAAGACAAAAAAGAAGGACAACCCGGCAGAACACTTTGATGTCTTTTTAAAAGGCATATCTCATGAACTCCGCAATCCGTTAAGTGGAATGAAAGCCTCTGCAAAACTGATGCTTACATTAAAAAACTTTGATGAAGAACTGTTAGAAGTCATCCTTTCAGAAATAGAGCGAATAGAGAGGTTCTTAGACAGAATATCTGAAAGCTTTGACTTCACAAATCTTAAATGGTGTAGATACAACATACACAGACTTTTAAACGATGTTCTAAAAACGTTTAAAACGGTATTCGAAGAAAAAGGAATAGAGATAGATAGACGGTTTGACCCTTCCCTGCCTGAAGTTTACATGGACAAAGACCGAATGTTTCAGGTCATCTCTAACCTTATAAAGAACAGCATTGAAGCACTTGAAAACGCAAAAAACAAAGTCATAACGATTGAAACAGGATACGCAATTCAACCAAAGGGCTTTTACTTCATAAAAATAAAAGATACCGGCAGTGGCATGGAAAAAGAAGACCTGGAAAACCTCTTCACACCGTTTTTTACAAAAGGCAAAGAAAAGGGAACAGGCCTCGGAATGTACATATCAAAAGAGATTGTAACCAACCACGGTGGTAAAATAGAAGTTCAAAGCGAGAAAGGAAAAGGCACAACTGTATCCATCTATCTACCTATCGGAGACCTGAAAGGCAATGGCAAGGATTCTCATAGCTGA
- the hisH gene encoding imidazole glycerol phosphate synthase subunit HisH, whose product MIAVIDYGMGNLRSVSKAVEYVGGNVVVTDEMHKIKDAEAIILPGVGAFKDAVKNLKERNLWEVIIREVEKGKPFLGICLGLHLLFEKGYEFGEEEGLGIIKGKVVRFELPHEYKIPHMGWNQVSIKKESRFLNGIKTGEFFYFVHSYYVKPEDASVILTTTDYGIDFVSSIEKENIIATQFHPEKSQKAGLKLLSNFLEMVGTN is encoded by the coding sequence ATGATAGCGGTTATAGACTACGGTATGGGAAATTTAAGAAGTGTTAGTAAGGCCGTCGAGTACGTGGGCGGCAACGTTGTTGTTACAGACGAAATGCATAAGATAAAAGACGCAGAAGCCATAATTCTGCCAGGTGTCGGAGCTTTTAAAGACGCCGTTAAAAATTTAAAAGAAAGAAACCTATGGGAAGTCATAATAAGAGAGGTTGAAAAGGGTAAACCTTTTTTAGGGATATGCCTCGGACTCCATCTGCTTTTTGAGAAAGGTTACGAATTCGGCGAAGAAGAAGGACTTGGCATCATAAAGGGAAAAGTTGTAAGATTTGAACTCCCCCATGAGTACAAAATCCCACACATGGGCTGGAATCAGGTTTCTATCAAAAAAGAATCAAGATTCCTAAACGGTATAAAAACCGGCGAATTTTTCTACTTTGTCCATTCTTACTACGTTAAACCAGAGGATGCGTCTGTTATCCTTACAACAACAGACTACGGTATCGACTTTGTCTCTTCTATAGAAAAAGAAAACATAATAGCCACTCAATTCCACCCCGAAAAGAGTCAGAAAGCCGGACTCAAACTCCTTTCAAACTTTCTTGAAATGGTAGGGACAAACTAA
- a CDS encoding MlaD family protein: MKNLSVEAKVGAFVIAGLLGLGIIATTIEPLKYSSERAISQYYILFDNVAGLAEEAPVMVAGVRVGKVTNIEVLPNGKAKVKVVFTKPVTLHQDAYAIIETMGLMGEKYVEIIPGSENAPVLTSGSTITRGKSTISTDQLMLKIYETVDALNQSLITPDGKNRIALLLNQITKLTEQVTATVEDNRENLRKLAQNLASLSEFLKSDVPEIAENLKSLSSQLNEIVVENRGDIRDIVKNLKTSSEEAPKLVAEAERIADQINATVTQINRLISGKNEENISAAIENVKKSTRNLNELIKKLQQGNGTIAKIINDDTLYKNLTSAAHALGKLADKFEQTKVYIGFRGDVNTATGNARGGISLRVVPESKDRYYLFEVVADSHGKIDHTTYYITNATGALSIDEKVTQSFDTEFTLQYARIFKDPFFLKNGKWVLRGGVIETTAGGGIDYLFPDNKWKIYTSIWDIDRKDGYGKQLPPHLRIGLSYNINKNWYLYFGGDELLYNKWRGFFIGSGLSFGDEDVKYLMGSMPSF; the protein is encoded by the coding sequence ATGAAAAATCTTTCCGTAGAGGCAAAGGTCGGTGCGTTTGTAATAGCAGGACTTCTTGGACTTGGCATAATAGCCACAACAATAGAACCCCTAAAGTACAGTAGTGAAAGGGCTATCAGCCAATATTACATTCTCTTTGACAACGTTGCAGGACTTGCCGAAGAAGCACCGGTTATGGTTGCAGGGGTTCGCGTCGGAAAAGTTACAAACATAGAGGTGCTACCAAACGGAAAAGCAAAAGTCAAAGTTGTGTTCACAAAACCTGTAACGCTCCACCAGGACGCCTATGCAATCATAGAAACGATGGGACTAATGGGTGAAAAATACGTAGAGATAATCCCCGGTTCTGAAAATGCGCCCGTTCTGACTTCCGGCTCAACTATTACAAGAGGAAAATCTACAATTTCAACCGACCAGCTTATGCTCAAAATTTACGAAACCGTTGACGCTCTAAATCAATCATTAATAACACCTGACGGAAAAAACAGAATAGCACTGCTCCTCAATCAGATAACAAAACTCACCGAACAGGTTACAGCAACAGTGGAAGACAACAGAGAAAACCTGAGAAAACTCGCCCAAAACCTTGCTTCTTTGTCTGAATTTTTAAAAAGTGACGTTCCTGAAATTGCAGAAAACCTTAAGTCACTCTCTTCACAGCTTAATGAGATAGTCGTAGAAAACAGGGGAGACATTAGAGACATCGTAAAAAACTTAAAAACTTCATCAGAGGAAGCACCTAAACTTGTAGCTGAGGCAGAAAGAATAGCCGATCAAATAAACGCAACTGTGACACAGATAAACAGACTCATAAGCGGAAAGAACGAAGAAAACATTTCAGCAGCCATTGAGAATGTTAAGAAATCTACAAGAAACCTCAATGAACTTATCAAGAAACTACAGCAGGGCAACGGCACAATAGCAAAGATAATAAACGACGATACACTGTACAAAAACCTCACAAGTGCCGCTCATGCCCTTGGTAAACTTGCCGACAAATTTGAACAAACAAAGGTTTACATAGGATTCAGGGGTGACGTAAACACCGCCACAGGCAACGCAAGAGGTGGCATCTCTTTAAGAGTTGTTCCCGAATCAAAAGACAGATATTACCTGTTTGAAGTTGTTGCAGATTCCCACGGAAAGATAGACCACACAACCTATTACATAACAAACGCAACGGGTGCTCTATCTATTGATGAGAAGGTAACGCAAAGCTTTGACACAGAATTTACACTCCAGTACGCAAGAATTTTTAAAGACCCGTTTTTCCTGAAAAATGGAAAGTGGGTGCTGAGAGGTGGCGTCATAGAGACAACTGCCGGTGGTGGAATTGATTATCTCTTTCCAGACAACAAATGGAAAATTTATACATCCATCTGGGACATAGACAGAAAGGACGGTTACGGAAAGCAACTGCCTCCTCATCTGCGAATAGGCTTATCCTACAACATAAACAAAAACTGGTATCTTTACTTCGGCGGAGATGAACTTCTCTACAATAAGTGGCGGGGATTCTTTATTGGAAGTGGTTTATCTTTTGGTGACGAAGATGTTAAGTACCTCATGGGTTCAATGCCATCTTTTTAA
- a CDS encoding ABC transporter ATP-binding protein gives MKIAIKVENLKKSFGNKIVHNGVSFNVYEGEIFVIMGPSGTGKSVLLKQISGLVTPDEGKVIVYGKDVFSLSEEEKFHFREELTYVFQGGALFDSLTVWENVAFFLLENKGIPAEEARKEAERYLSLVGMHGTEDLYPSELSGGMRKRVAIARALCVNPKCILFDEPTSGLDPVMTAIIDKMILKLKNELGKTCVVVSHDINSAFRIADRMAILWNGKILELGKPEEIEKSQNPAVRQFIEGLPEGPITANLGYRG, from the coding sequence ATGAAAATAGCCATAAAAGTGGAAAATTTAAAGAAAAGTTTTGGAAATAAAATCGTACACAACGGCGTATCTTTCAACGTGTACGAAGGTGAAATCTTCGTCATAATGGGTCCATCAGGAACGGGCAAAAGTGTTTTGCTTAAACAGATATCAGGACTGGTAACACCGGATGAAGGAAAAGTAATCGTATATGGAAAAGACGTTTTTTCTCTATCCGAAGAAGAAAAATTCCACTTTAGAGAAGAGCTAACTTATGTTTTTCAGGGAGGAGCTCTATTTGACTCCCTAACAGTATGGGAAAATGTCGCCTTCTTTCTCCTTGAAAACAAAGGTATTCCAGCCGAAGAGGCAAGGAAGGAAGCTGAACGTTACCTTTCCCTCGTTGGAATGCACGGAACAGAAGACCTATACCCTTCTGAACTCTCCGGCGGTATGAGAAAAAGAGTTGCCATAGCGAGAGCTCTCTGTGTAAACCCCAAATGTATCTTGTTTGATGAACCAACATCGGGACTTGACCCCGTAATGACCGCTATAATTGACAAGATGATCTTAAAGCTTAAAAATGAACTCGGTAAAACATGCGTTGTAGTCAGCCATGATATCAACAGTGCTTTTAGGATAGCTGATAGAATGGCCATTCTCTGGAACGGAAAAATACTGGAACTTGGTAAACCAGAAGAGATAGAAAAATCTCAAAATCCAGCAGTAAGACAGTTTATAGAAGGCCTTCCTGAAGGCCCGATAACAGCTAATCTGGGGTATAGAGGATGA
- the rlmB gene encoding 23S rRNA (guanosine(2251)-2'-O)-methyltransferase RlmB: MVIYGVNPIMEALRADYPILKVYVDERFKHREILSLLKKKRIKTVKTGRKKLSEVSKTDKHQGIVALVSPVEPKSFDELVERTIATGGYLLFLDRVEDPHNLGAIFRSADAFGAAGIVIPKDRSVTITDTVVKASTGAVFYVPFAIVNSFRQSLFEFKEKGGWLIGLEAGGKDISRYSFPYPVGLIAGSEGKGISKPVKKLLDDIVTIPMKGHVNSLNVSNAVAIGLYLLSVQK, translated from the coding sequence ATGGTTATCTACGGCGTTAATCCCATAATGGAAGCCTTAAGGGCAGACTACCCTATACTGAAAGTCTATGTTGATGAAAGGTTTAAACATCGGGAAATTCTATCCCTTTTAAAGAAAAAGAGGATTAAAACGGTAAAAACCGGAAGGAAAAAACTATCCGAAGTTTCCAAAACGGATAAACATCAGGGCATTGTAGCCCTCGTCTCCCCTGTCGAACCAAAATCCTTTGATGAACTTGTGGAAAGGACTATCGCAACAGGCGGCTACCTTTTATTTTTAGATAGAGTGGAAGACCCCCACAACTTGGGTGCCATCTTTAGAAGTGCCGACGCCTTTGGTGCCGCAGGGATAGTTATCCCTAAAGACAGAAGTGTTACCATAACGGACACCGTGGTAAAAGCATCAACCGGTGCAGTATTCTACGTTCCATTTGCCATAGTAAACAGTTTCCGCCAGAGTCTGTTTGAATTCAAAGAGAAAGGCGGTTGGCTAATAGGACTTGAGGCAGGCGGAAAAGACATAAGCAGATACTCTTTTCCCTATCCTGTAGGACTTATTGCCGGCTCTGAAGGGAAAGGTATCTCAAAACCTGTAAAAAAACTGTTGGATGACATCGTAACGATTCCCATGAAAGGACATGTTAATTCTTTAAACGTTTCCAATGCTGTAGCCATAGGATTATATTTATTATCAGTCCAAAAATAA